The sequence below is a genomic window from Streptomyces sp. V1I1.
GGGCAGAACCCCTGATCTCAGATGTCCGTCAAAGCGGATCAAGCCCACCACACCACATCGTCAGGATCGAACGACTCGCTCTCGAAACCTGCGTCCTCTGGGTCGTGCATCCGCTTACAGTCCCTTCCCGTCGGTGGCTCAACTCCAACCATGAGAGGGGTCATCGATCATGGACACGACGATGACTGAACCGTTCCGGGTTCGGTAGGGACTCGATCGTTTGAGAGGATCGAGTCATGGCACGTCCTTCCCCTTACCCCCTTGAGCTGCGCAAGCGCGCGGTCCGCATGGTCGCCGAGGTGCGGCCGGAGTACGACACCGAGTGGTCCGCGATGAAGGCGGTCGCCGCCAAGCTGGGGATCGGGACGACCGAGACTTTGCGCAAGTGGGTCCGCCAGGACCAGATCGACAACGGGGCCCGGCCTGGCGTCACGACCGATGAGTCTGCCCAGGTCAAAGCGTTGAAGAAGGAAGTCGCCGAGCTCAAGCGGGCGAATGAGATCCTCAAGGCCGCTTCGGCTTTCTTCGCGGCCGAGCTCGACCGGCCACATCTGCGCTCGTGACCTTCGTCGACGAGAACCGGGACCGCTTCGGCGGCGTCGAGCCGATCTGCACCGTTCTCAACGAGCACGGTGTCGGTATCTCCCCCTCCACCTACTACGCAGCCAAGGCCCGGCCTCCGTCGCTTCGGGCGACCCGGGACGCGGAACTGAAGGCACTGATCCAGCAGGTGTTCGACGCCAACTACCGCGTCTACGGGGCCCGGAAGATCTGGCGCGAGCTGAACCGACAAGGTCATGCGGTGGCCCGGTGCACCGTCGAGCGCCTGATGCGCGAGCTCGGCCTCGCCGGCGCCGTCCGCGGCAAGAAGGTCATCACTACGGTCACCGACCCGGCCGCCGGCCGGGCCCCCGACCTGGTCGACCGGGACTTCGTCGCCCAGGCGCCGAACCGCTGCTGGGTCGCGGACTTCACCCACATCGCCACCTGGGCCGGGGTCGTCTACATCGCGTTCGTCGTGGACACCTTCTCCCGCCGCATCGTCGGCTGGTCGGCGGCCACGACCAAACACACCGAACTGGTCCTGGCCGCACTGGAGATGGGCCTATGGCAGCGCGATCGGGAAGGCAGTCCGCACCAACCCGGGCAGCTGATCCATCACAGCGACGCGGGCAGTCAGTACACCTCGTTCAAGCTGGCCACCCATCTCCAAGGCGAGGGCATAGCGGCGTCCATCGGATCAGTCGGCGACGCCTACGACAATGCCCTGATGGAGTCCACGATCGGTCTTTTCAAGACCGAGTTGATCAAGCCTCAGCGGCCCTGGAAGACGCTGTCCGAGGTCGAGTTGGCCACCGCCGAATGGATCGACTGGTACAACCACCGCCGACTTCACGGTGAGATCGGCCACGTCCCACCCGCCGAATACGAAGCCCACCACTACCTGACAGCCACAAAACACCAGGTCACAGTCACGCCATAGAGTCTCGATCAAACCCGGAACGGTTCAGACCCCGGTACCATTGGCACCGGGTTTGCACCTGCGCCCCAAACCGGACCGCCCCCGAATGCTTCCAGGCCAAGGGGGCGGTCCGGCCTGCATCCGGCCTACGTAGGCCAGACG
It includes:
- a CDS encoding IS3 family transposase (programmed frameshift), whose product is MARPSPYPLELRKRAVRMVAEVRPEYDTEWSAMKAVAAKLGIGTTETLRKWVRQDQIDNGARPGVTTDESAQVKALKKEVAELKRANEILKAASGFLRGRARPATSALVTFVDENRDRFGGVEPICTVLNEHGVGISPSTYYAAKARPPSLRATRDAELKALIQQVFDANYRVYGARKIWRELNRQGHAVARCTVERLMRELGLAGAVRGKKVITTVTDPAAGRAPDLVDRDFVAQAPNRCWVADFTHIATWAGVVYIAFVVDTFSRRIVGWSAATTKHTELVLAALEMGLWQRDREGSPHQPGQLIHHSDAGSQYTSFKLATHLQGEGIAASIGSVGDAYDNALMESTIGLFKTELIKPQRPWKTLSEVELATAEWIDWYNHRRLHGEIGHVPPAEYEAHHYLTATKHQVTVTP